catggtctggagcggtgtgtcacagcatcatcggactgagcttgttgtcattgcaggcaatctcaacgctgtgcgttacagggaagatgtccttctccctcatgtggtacccttcctgcaggctcatcctgacatgaccatccagcatgacaatgccacaatgtcatactgctcgttctgtgcgtgaattCCTGCAAGAgaggagcgggatcgatttggaggtggccactgccatggccagtgaagagcccggatctcttTGAGCACGTCTgcgacctgttggatcggagggtgagggctagggccattccccccagcaatgtctgggaacttgcaggtgccttggtggaagagtggggtaacatctcacagcaagaactggcaaatctgatgcagtccatgaggaggagacgccctacagtacttaatgcagctggtggccacaccagatactgactgttacttttgattttgaccctcccccccctttgttcagggacacattattacatttttgttagtcacatgtctgtggatcttgttcagtttatgtctcagttgttgaatcttgttatgttcaaacaaatatttacacatgttaagtttgctgaaaataaacgcagttgacaggggacatttctttttttgctgagtttagacaTATGACATTGAAATgtctattcttttggaacttgtgtAAGTGTAATGTTCCCAGTAAATGTTTTATAGTTtattatccatttcacttgctaTGGCAAAGTAAACATtggtttcccatgccaatatagCCCTTAAATAgacattgtttgtgtgtgtgagagagagtgagagatgggttCAGAAACTTCTTGGAAATGAAGGAAAAGACAAGATTCCAGGCAGTAAACCTTTGAAACTGCTGGTCTTTGATCATGCCACTACACCGTTGACATCAAAGCGGTCAATTATCTCACTTGGTTAGACCAAGGGACTAACAATTCAGTAGCAGAGCATTCGTTCATTACTATACTGACCGTAACTTCTTCTCAATAGGAGCGTCTGCAAAGTGTATAGGCAAATTCAGAGTAAACAGTTAAGAGACCAACCAGTGTCTTTCTTGCAGAGGCTGGCCACCACCTCTGGTGCCCCCTTGAGGTAGGCATCCATGCGCTTCTCCCCCAGCAGACGGGCCACCACACACATCCTCTGCAGTGCCGAGGAGAAGGGGAACTGACGCACGATACCAATCTCATAGGCCGACTGCATGAGGACAACACACAGAATGACCTTTAACCTCCAGATCTTTCACCTCTACGTAAAGGTACAATAAATATTCAAAACTTGAGATTGCACTACTTACCGACAAGTCATACAGCTCCTACAATGTGAAAGACAAGAACATAGAGTGAACGTACAGTCAAACAGTGCATTTCAAAGAATGCGAGAGGAACATAGAATGTGAACATAGAAAATCCAGATACCATTCAGAACTATGATTAACATGAACTTGAACATTTACACATGACCAAGAGCTAACAGCAACAGACCAAATCAACATGTGATGAGGGAGACATGATCAATGCTGAGGGTGTGTGTCCAttgggggcagcactgagccttGCTCTCAGGAGGGGTAACCTGTTCGCACCATGTCCTGTTCAGGTGACATGACGGGCTCGGGGGGCATCAGTTGCTTGGGAGGCCGCACCACAGTGGGCATGATACGGTTGTGGAGGGAGGTCTCCTCCTCAGTGGCCTCCTCCAGGATCTGACAGGGAGAGGAGTCAACATTAGAAAATCTAAGCAGCATCGAAAGTCAAGATTTCAGCTGACCAGCATCTCAAAATGGATACCATAAGTGTGATCGGAACAACATTGAAAGTCAGGGAGAAGCAAATATATGTCTGAAAATAGAAGCCGGAAAATCTCTCAAAGCAACATATTTTGAGTCAACATTTCTGAGCATGAAACACATTGTTTGGGTAAAGAAAGAGTGAAGGACACACAGGTTAGAGATTAAGGGTAAAGTTTCAGTCACTCACCCAGCCTGTGGCCTCGAACATCTTCAGATCCAGAGGGTCTCCGGACAGCTTGCCATCGATATTGGTAAGAGAGTGGCAGGTGGCCATGCAGGCTACAAACTGGGACTTAACCAGAGTGTCCTTGTAGGCATTCTCCTCTGACAGGTGGAAAGTCCCCTTCTCCACTCTCTGGACTCCCCACAGGTCTAATCCATCCTCTGTGAGTGTACCTGTCTGAAGACAGAGGCACGAAGTGAATAGGGGAGATATATAGCACTAACTGTTGAGCAGGGCGATTACCATACCGGATCACCACACCACGACTAGTTTCCCCAgcacagcctctcctctaccaatgtgtgtgtgtgtgtgtgtgtgtccaccttgTCGAAGCAGACCAGGTTGAGCTGGCCACAGATGTTGATCCTCTGGGGGCTGATGCAGAAGATGCCGATGCGTTTGAGGCGGCGCTGGGCGTACACGATGCCCGCCGTCATGGCAGCGGGCAGCGCGGGGGGCacagtgatggtgatgatgtCCAGGGACTCAATGATGATGGTCTTGGCTGGCACCTGGGGTACAGTAGACAAGGAAAAAATGACAATACAGCAGGGGTTACTGTAGGGATTGAATTGGTCGTGAAGCTAACTAGCCATAATAGTCCACTGTGATCTAGAAACCTTCTACAGCCTCTATAGGACTAGTcactctccctcccactccctccccaGCCCAGCCAGGGTAGTGTACTGTGTGGCCCAGTACATTGTTCATGATGCTGAGGACGATGGAGTAGACAAAGCCGATGCCAGCTATAGCCACCAGGCACAGCAAGAAGAGGTAGGCGTCGCGGTACAGCTTGAAGTCGGTGGGCTTGGGGTACAGGATGGAGCGCACCAGCTGGCCCTTAGCTGTGCTGAAACctgggggggatggaggaggcGCTACATTCAGAATATGGTAAACACTCCTTATTTTATTATCCAAAATCAGATCATGATCGTACAACAATTTGAAAAggcatactgtgtgtgttgtgactgagGACACGAACGGACACACAGACGGCTAACCTGTGCGGACCACCACTGCCTTGACCAGCTCCCCTGAGTAGAAGCGGGTCTGTATGACGTGCGTGCCACAGAAGAGGGTGTGTCTCTTGTGCTCCTCCATGCTGTAAGCTGCGTCACCCTCCTTGTCCCCTTCGCCCGGGTTGGGGAGGTTAGTCTTGGTGACTGGCACACTCTCGCcttgggggagggggaagagcTAGGTATTTACAGAGTGTAGTGTTGTGTGAGGCTTTGCACAAATgtcaaataaatatattttagaattcTGTATTTGGCAAGTGACCAGcagtgagagagcgagaaggcAGAATCTCCAAGTCTCACCTGTCAGCATGCTCTCGTTGACGATGCAGGTGCCGCTGATCAGCACTGCGTCGCAGGGCATAATGGTCCCATTGCTAGGGATGACCATGACGTCACCGGGCACCAGGTCAGTGGACAGGGCCTCCTCGATGTCTATTAGGATTCAACAGAGGGGAGAGCaggtgtggagagaggagaatgcAAGGAaagtacagagggagagaggagtggaaggaagggaggaggataAAAGAGAGGTATTCTGTGCGTCAGAGCCCCAGTCTTGTTCAGAACATCTCTCATTACTCACTCCCTTCTGGGCAGCAGGGGGAAAATGCTGAGGCATCACATGCACAGCCTGAGCCTGCTGtgggagcgcacacacacacggataagTGTGCCGTTCTACTGGTGAATTGAACACTAGTCAAAGTGCATGAAATCTTAGTGAGTTATATTAGACAAACCGTTGCTGGCTCTGCAGACTGAAACTCGGACAATACTGTGTGCTGACACCATGTCATGAAGCGTGACGTATTGCTGAAAAGGAGAGAACAGCCAATAAGCATAACCACACATCAGGTGCTACAGAAACAGTTCATAGATTCTCAATGTCCCTTGAAATTCCCAGAGAAGACTTTGCTGCCCCCTCCCCATccatccaacctctctctctttatctccctcttccATATGCTGTGTGATTCTAAGGGGGCGATCTCCTTCTTTGTGTAAACCTAGGGCCCCAGGTGAAGCCTccaccccttcacctccctccatctctctacttaTGCAGTGTGATTGTAAGGGGGTGAACCCAGGGCCCTAGAGTGGGGAGGGGGCTAAACGTCTGTTTTAGTCCAGATGAGCCTAATTCAGCCTGGTTCCAGCCAGTTCAGAAAGGCCCCAGACTCACCTTTTGATTATTGAATACATTTTTCAAAATTGTGGAAGGAATAATAAGATTGGGGATGAGAGGGGTTGAGAAAGAGAGGTCAGACAAAAAGGGATAGATCAAAATCAAAGTTtagttatttgtcacgtgcgctgaatagaccttacagtgaaatgcttacttacaggctctaaccaatagtgcggggggaaaaaaagtgtgtgtgtgtgtagataagtaaagaaataagaGACCAAGGGGCGGGGACAGACATACCTTTTTGATGGTGTACAGCGAGGTAGCTATGGAAATGACCGACATAAAGACGATGGCTGCGGCATAGTAGTAGTACTCATCAGCGCTCCACAGGATCACACTGAAGAGCTGGAAGATGTAGAAAGGGTTGAGGACCTGcaggagggaaggaaaggagggaaagaaagaaagaggcatGTCAAACAACTTCTTCAAAACAACAAGCTGCAACAAGACATCCACTTTGACATTTACTAGAATAATGCCTGATTAAGCCCTATAGCAGGCTAACCATAATATGTCATGTTTGGCTCAATAGTGGGAAAAGGGTATAAATGTGAAATACCTCTGGACACATATGGTTCAATTTGTTTCTTTATACAGAGAGTGCAGCATACAgagtgagggagacagacagagcacaGAGACATGGAGACTGTCGCAGAGACCGTGGGgtcaaagagagcgagagagacgtcAGAGAAATAGAAAGACAATAAGGAGCTGAGCGGAACTGCGGAGGTGGAAAATGCTGTTTTTACTGCCATTGTTGGCCTTGTTCACAGTGTTCACTCATTAGACTAAAGACAACCCCCCTGCAACAACTCAGAATCTAAATCTGTCTGGTCAGAAAAAAAAGCTTAAAGCCAAGTTGGCTTCCATTCAACAGAACTTTCCCATTAAAATGCCAGGCACAGGAGTTCATTATCTTGATCATTATCTCAGCTAAATTAGCTATTGATTTTGATAGGCACCTTTGGATGTAAATAATTCATATAGACTTATGTTATCAATTAGGTGTCAGATAAAATGAGCTCTGGTAAGAAAATCAAGCATCCTTTAAGTAGTGGGTATGAACACCTTATTCACATTTACACCCAAAACCTCTCATACCTCTTTGATTAGAAGCTTGAAAACTGAAGGCACTTTCACTGCAATTTCATTCACTCCGAAAAACAGTCTCCTGTGGGAAAGCACGAGAGAACAAAGGTTTAACATTTACAGTTCAAACTAACAACTCATTCAACTTTATAACAaatgtttctctcacacacacagacacaatgtgTCTAATAAAACCATTGATAAGGTGTGACACTGACAGTGCTACATTAAGTAGGTCAGagtcacacacatgaacacactctctccctccctctagatGCTGGGTGAGTGACACATGGGGAACAGAAGGCCAGCTCTGAGCAGACGGACACCCAACAGGGCTATTAGAAGGTGTTGTCAGGGCTGTGTGAGGTGACTGGGCGTCTAAAGTGACAGAGAGTCTGCTGTGACCTGCAGTATCTGCTTTCAACCGTGAAGGCTGGCAGTGGGGGATGGGGGTAATGAATCTACCGTAGGAAGGCCAGGGTTAAGTGTAATAGAGTAACAATATACATTTTGCGGGTATCAGTACCACCTTTGAGTGACTTAGCTAATGCACCAAAACCAAGCATTCCTATGGGGTGAATTTAACCTCAACACATCACTCAAACCATCATGGCCTTCCACTCTGTACAAGGTGTTTGGTATAAGTTACCTGTACTCCTGCTGGTTGCTGGTGAGCCCCGTGCTGTGCTCTGAGTGGACGGTGGAACAGGTCACCTCCTGGTCCTCCAGgcccctgtgagtgtgtgtgagtgagtgagtgaaagaagGGAAACGAGGCCTCCATTAGAACATTTGCTTGGACATGCATTACACAAACCATTTGGAAAGTATCCAGGTCACTGGCTATAATAATGGTCTGTTAAATTGCTTACGTTAATACTTCAAAATTGTGGACCTCGTCGTTCCAGTAGTACTTTGTGCTATGGAGTGTAAAATAGCGAATCTGAAGGGAGAAAGAAATAAGAATGTTAGCAAAAATAACTAAGGCAGAATCTTTTCCCTCCCCATTTCATTGACCATAAAGATGTATACTTTTGAGCGTGAGCGTATGTGAGAAAGAAACCAGTAAAGAAAGCAAAAAGACagatgtgtgttattgtgtgtgccATCGCGTGCTATTACCTGAGTGGGTTGGTACTCTGCGTACTTCCTGATTAATTCCTGGGTGAAGCCGTCCGAGGGGTGGGGGGAGTGTCCATTGGTCATGGGGGGAGTGGTCTGGGTCTCCAGGCTGTCAAAGGGGTTTCTTCCAGGGGCCAGCATCACACGCACCTTGGCCAGGAACCAGCGCTTAAAGTCAtcctgagacacacacataccatcAGCGGTGACAGGTTCTCTGGGATTCacgtatttggacagtgaagctaaattTCCTTCGTATGTGAAGAGCCTACGATTCAGTGAAGGACATTTAGATTTTGATGCATTATACGTGTTTGTACAGGTGGTGCAAAAAGTCAGATTGACACCTTAAGTCAACTTCTCTCATATCCTATAGTAGGAAGGAACATTAATATGATTGATAAGATTCCCAATAAGTATTGAATGGTGACGTGTGTCCTGAAAGTGGCCATTGTGATTACCATGGAAGTTGATGCTAATTGTTTACGTCACATTTTTTGTTGAATGTTGGCTGTATTTCATGAACCTACACAAATCCAGTGTCAGGAAATCCTTATAAACTTTTGCTCATGGGTGTGGAGATGTGTGGTTATTAAGGATTGTCCAATAACACATGACTTATGTTTGAATAAGACAACACTTAATTAAGGACTAATAAATGGCTAATAAGATACTTAAAAATACACTAACGAACTACAAATTGGTGGCTGATATGTCTACTTTAAAATGAAGTCTTATGAAAATATTCAGAATGGCTTACAGTTGATTGGAGCAGCACCACTTCGGCCTCTCTGACGGTGGTCCGGGTGCAGGTGGCCTTCACACACCATTCTGGCATCCAGtagagcagcagcaggaggaaaCCCCCTGTACACAGCACCCCTAGGCTCACCACTGCCACACGCCACCGACACACACGGTACCCCTGGAGCTCCTAGCGGGGGCCAGAGGGGACGGTTAAAATGGCAGTTCATATGGGGTCATCAGGGGAGTTTGATTTGAGTCAAGTTAACATGAGGTCGTATCCCATTTGATTAGAATAAACTATTAGGCGTTGGCATATGTGCAattcagagcgagagagagagcgggaaagaaattgcgagagagcgggagggaaaaGAAAGAGCGGGAGGGAAAAGAAAGAGCGGGAGGGAAAAGAAAGAGCGGGAGGGAAAAGAAGAGCGGGAGGGAAAAGAAGAGCGGGAGGGAAAAGAAGAGCGGGAGGGAAAGAACTCGAGGTAAAATAAGAAAACACACCatctcatcctcctcatccttaTTCACAATCTTCAGTTCTTCCTTCTCCATTCTGCAGATAAGTCACCAAGGCCACAGAGCGCAGCTTCattgaaacaagaacacaatgaCACCACTACATGAGAATGTGAGTCTTCCCCAGTACGAGAGGAAAAGTATATCCCAGAGTATGTGTCCAACCCAGTGCATACCAGAACATGAATCAACCACACCACTAGTGTAGTGACTGAAACCAGaaccatatacacacagacatctgaatgaatgaatgatgaaCTAGAATAGACCGGACAGGGCTTGAATATTTGGGAGCAAACATTAGGGTTGgcaattgccagggacctcacgatacgatataATCACGATTCTTAGGTGCCAATACAATATGTATTTGATACTGAAATATTATtgtgatttgatgttccaaacatattactCACtattagggttgcacattttggggaatattcaggaGGTGGAAACTatgtgggaattaacgggaatatatgggaattaatattaataccatttaaaaagTAGATGTTtatttgcattggatatatttaccatataatATGAGAGAAACAAacattttaccttatcataagtagacataattgcaaatgattaaatccttccaatagaaaaaaaaaaaaaagttactaactgaactttaattaaatgagttgactcttcacatgggatgatttcactgaacaaaaaaagggaatattgaatgatccccaatgatccattgaatctcccaaaaacgttttcaacatacatctgtaaaattccTTACCTATTTATCTGTAGATGGAATTGTATTTGGGGAaacattttttcttcttctaatctttacaggaaaatgccacaggcactatctgatgtgtggagacatttcactgcagctaatgtagaaggaaaagctgtgtacattttgcaaatactgtgctaaatcatatgtgaagaatgcaacaaagatgcggaatcatctggccaagtgtataaagttccctcagcgctcacaacaagcaacctctgacaaaagtcccgctacttctattcgaggtgaaaaagATGAATCAGataccttatcgatagcaacagatCATGACACACCTGGATTCAGAAGTGTTGTAggctcaatggaggaacgtagtcagaaatGCAGATGATTGTCTCGCTCAAGCTGTGTAtcgcaactggttcacctctgatgctcacaggcaagccctattggaagagatttctgaatgttcttcacccagcatacacccctccaaccagacatgcttaaTCTACTTATTTGCTGGaggcagagttcaacagagttgcttgaccttcacttgaaatcATAGAGACAGCAGAATGTATTGCagtcatctctgatgggtggtcgaatgttcgtgggcaaggaataattaactacatcatctccacccctcaacccagCATTCTACAAGAGtagagacacaagggacaacagacacaccggacTCTACATTGAAGatgtcatcaatgaccttggaccacagaaggtatttgcactggtgacagacgatgctgtgaacatgaaggctgcttggtctaaagtggaggagtcctaccctcacatcacacctgTGCTGcttatgcattgaatctgctcctcaaggacatcatggcactgaaaacaatggatacactctacaagagagccaaggaaatggttaggtatgtgaagagtcatcaagttatagctgcaatctacctcaccaagcaaagtgagaagaataaaagcagcacattgaagctgcccagcaacacctgttggggtggtgttgttatcatgtttgacagtctcctggaggggaaggagtctctccaagaaatgtccatatcacagtctgccgatatggacagccccatcaacaggatcctcctggatgatgtattttgggagagagtggtaagcagcctgaaacctatagcagtagccattgcacagattgagggagacaatgccatcctgatGTTCAGAATCTGCTTGCAGATGTAGGAGAAGAAATCcttactgccctgcccacttcactgttgctccaagcagaggaaactgcagtattGAAATGCTTAAaaaagacttctgcctgaagcccatacacgccacTATGTACATGTTgtaccccaagtatgctggcaagagcatcctgtctggcgcagagatcaacaaggcctatggtgtcatcactagtgtcccaccaccttggcctggatgagggcaaggttcttgacagtctggcaaagtacacttccaagcaagggctttgagATGGAGATACAATATGGCAGTCAttccaacatatctcatcagccagctgttggaagggactttgtggatttgaggctctttcccctgttgcctcaatcatcctccaaatcccaccaacatcagccacctcagagcacaactggtccttgtttgggaacacacacacacacgcaccaaagcacgcaacatgctgaccaatacaagggttgaaaaattggtggccatccgggcaaatttgaggctttttgagcctgtcAACGCGCCaacctcaacaaggttggaaagtgacagtgaagatgaggtgTCAAGTCTGATGTTcaaggtggacattgaggaggtccagggagaagacatggaagcctgagaggaagacaaccaaagcttaaGTTTCTAGACTataattttacagatgtatgttgaaaacgtttttgggagatgcaatggatcattggggatcattcaatattccctttcttttgttgttcagtgaaatcatcccatgtgaagagtcaactcatttaattaatgTTCTATTCATAAAAAAAAAGTTTgttttatttctattggaaggatttaataatttgccattatgtctacttatgataaggtttACGTTTcggtctccatatgatatggtaaatatatcaatgcaaaaaaaacatctacatttaaatggtattaacaTGCATATATTCCCATTAATTCCCACAGAAAGATTCCACATCTGAATATTCCATAGTCCCTTCCCTTGGCCCTAACCCTGGCTACCTACTAGTCGCACGTAAGGCTGGGCAATATGACCAAAATATGTTATCACGGTAAACTTTttttatgtttttgaataataCAAGTTCAGAATTTGCTTTTATGAGTAGTGCATGACCCTAGGGTGGAAacccatacagttgaagtcagaagtttacatgcacataggttgaagtcattaaaactacattttcaaccactccacaaatatcttgttaacaagctatagttttgac
This is a stretch of genomic DNA from Oncorhynchus nerka isolate Pitt River linkage group LG25, Oner_Uvic_2.0, whole genome shotgun sequence. It encodes these proteins:
- the LOC115109178 gene encoding polyamine-transporting ATPase 13A3-like isoform X1 encodes the protein MEKEELKIVNKDEEDEMELQGYRVCRWRVAVVSLGVLCTGGFLLLLLYWMPEWCVKATCTRTTVREAEVVLLQSTDDFKRWFLAKVRVMLAPGRNPFDSLETQTTPPMTNGHSPHPSDGFTQELIRKYAEYQPTQIRYFTLHSTKYYWNDEVHNFEVLTGLEDQEVTCSTVHSEHSTGLTSNQQEYRRLFFGVNEIAVKVPSVFKLLIKEVLNPFYIFQLFSVILWSADEYYYYAAAIVFMSVISIATSLYTIKKQYVTLHDMVSAHSIVRVSVCRASNDIEEALSTDLVPGDVMVIPSNGTIMPCDAVLISGTCIVNESMLTGESVPVTKTNLPNPGEGDKEGDAAYSMEEHKRHTLFCGTHVIQTRFYSGELVKAVVVRTGFSTAKGQLVRSILYPKPTDFKLYRDAYLFLLCLVAIAGIGFVYSIVLSIMNNVPAKTIIIESLDIITITVPPALPAAMTAGIVYAQRRLKRIGIFCISPQRINICGQLNLVCFDKTGTLTEDGLDLWGVQRVEKGTFHLSEENAYKDTLVKSQFVACMATCHSLTNIDGKLSGDPLDLKMFEATGWILEEATEEETSLHNRIMPTVVRPPKQLMPPEPVMSPEQDMELYDLSSAYEIGIVRQFPFSSALQRMCVVARLLGEKRMDAYLKGAPEVVASLCKKDTVPEDFAEVLEDYTKQGFRVIALAHRRLESKLTWHKVQNVNRDQMEANMEFLGLIIMQNKLKAETSGVLQDLRRAHIRTVMVTGDNMLTAISVARDCGMIPPQDQVIIADALPPKDGQAAKIIWRYADNPSKHVGKAPRLEEVQINLEDVHHTHKPQDQYHFAMSGKSFAVITEHFQDLLQKLVLHGTVFARMAPDQKTELIEALQSVDYFVGMCGDGANDCGALKRAHGGISLSELEASVASPFTSRTPNISCVPSLIREGRAALITSFCVFKFMALYSIIQYISVTLLYSILSNLGDFQFLFIDIAIILLVVFTMSLNPAWKELVSRRPPSGLISGPLLFSVLTQILICLGFQTIAFLWVRHQAWYHIWTPQSDACNSSLRANLGPEHNSSEERDDHNIKNYENTSLFYVSSFQYLIVAIVFSKGKPFRQPSYKNWPFVVSCIGLYIFMFFIMFYPVSAIDEFLEIVCVPFEWRITLFFIIIVNAAVSVLVETLVLDVVLWKLVFSRDKQGGYGTTHAAPTTQVGKSDAPLLFHRRFSPPPVPPSSFFLSFFLYTLPRPCMCRPDCALAPLLPPGGSPVLLLSSGNKIAPVFPPI